Proteins co-encoded in one Candidatus Margulisiibacteriota bacterium genomic window:
- the tnpA gene encoding IS200/IS605 family transposase yields the protein MFYHYIFNTYKGKSSLLEKEMRQFLDAEFKQIAKKRELKLLASSILEEHVHLLLEQAATDSTEYVMKMFKGSSSRAFFLEYPSNRFVDRKLWGRGYFARKISEKDLPKVIQYINKQHDDAGVDKRY from the coding sequence ATGTTTTACCACTATATTTTTAATACTTATAAAGGGAAATCATCACTTCTTGAAAAAGAGATGCGGCAATTTCTTGATGCTGAATTTAAGCAGATAGCCAAAAAGAGAGAGCTTAAGCTGCTTGCTTCAAGTATTCTAGAAGAACACGTTCATTTATTGCTAGAACAAGCGGCGACCGATTCCACCGAGTATGTTATGAAAATGTTTAAGGGGAGTTCTTCAAGGGCCTTTTTTCTGGAATATCCATCAAATAGATTTGTTGATCGGAAATTATGGGGGAGGGGTTATTTTGCCCGTAAAATAAGTGAAAAAGACCTTCCTAAAGTGATACAATATATTAACAAGCAGCATGACGATGCGGGCGTAGACAAAAGATATTAG